From one Nocardioides yefusunii genomic stretch:
- a CDS encoding YnfA family protein — MDTLRSIPLFLLAALAEIGGAWLVWQGVREHKGLLWIGAGVVLLGLYGFVATLQPDANFGRILAAYGGVFVAGSLLWGMVVDGFRPDRWDVAGSLVCLVGVALIMYAPRNLA, encoded by the coding sequence ATGGACACCCTGCGCTCGATCCCACTCTTCCTGCTCGCCGCGCTCGCCGAGATCGGCGGGGCCTGGCTGGTCTGGCAGGGCGTGCGCGAACACAAGGGCCTGCTCTGGATCGGCGCGGGCGTCGTCCTCCTGGGCCTCTACGGCTTCGTCGCCACGCTCCAGCCCGACGCCAACTTCGGTCGGATCCTGGCCGCGTACGGCGGCGTCTTCGTCGCCGGATCGCTGCTGTGGGGCATGGTCGTGGACGGCTTCCGCCCCGACCGCTGGGACGTCGCCGGATCGCTGGTCTGCCTGGTCGGCGTCGCGCTGATCATGTACGCCCCGCGCAACCTCGCCTGA
- a CDS encoding DapH/DapD/GlmU-related protein codes for MNASQPVSLPLIPTMRSKMMAGRPFVIDSGIRRMVTASASRVHAFTACDPADTERRAQLLAAVFAEVGEGVEVRGALHVELGERTTVGARTVLGAGFSCVDYAPVAVGADVVIGANVSISTLLLPHDPDKRAEKWAGGAAVSIGDNVWIGAGVVINPGVTVGANAVVESGSVVVNDVEPDTLVAGNPAKLIRRR; via the coding sequence GTGAACGCCTCCCAGCCCGTCTCCCTGCCGCTCATCCCCACCATGCGCAGCAAGATGATGGCGGGACGCCCGTTCGTCATCGACTCCGGCATCCGCCGCATGGTCACCGCCTCAGCGTCGCGGGTGCACGCCTTCACCGCCTGCGACCCCGCCGACACCGAGCGTCGTGCCCAACTGCTGGCTGCGGTCTTCGCCGAGGTGGGCGAGGGCGTCGAGGTGCGCGGTGCGCTGCACGTCGAGCTGGGGGAGCGGACCACCGTCGGTGCCCGCACGGTGCTCGGTGCCGGGTTCAGCTGTGTCGACTACGCCCCGGTCGCGGTCGGGGCTGACGTCGTGATCGGTGCCAACGTCTCGATCAGCACCCTGCTGCTGCCGCACGACCCCGACAAGCGGGCCGAGAAGTGGGCCGGGGGTGCGGCCGTGAGTATCGGGGACAACGTCTGGATCGGTGCCGGTGTGGTGATCAATCCCGGTGTCACCGTCGGCGCGAACGCCGTCGTGGAGAGCGGTTCCGTCGTGGTCAACGACGTCGAGCCGGACACTCTGGTGGCTGGCAACCCCGCGAAGCTGATCCGTCGCCGCTGA
- a CDS encoding adenosine deaminase, whose translation MNAHPLSGFVAGLPKAELHVHHVGSASESIVAELAQRHPGTVPSDPAALREFFTFTDFAHFIDVYLAVVDLLKEPEDIRLLTYEVARELRRGQNVRYAELTMTPYTSVLPHDPARGMAIEAYTEAIEDARVAAARDFGIELRWIYDIPGESGIPAADATLDFALRHAPDSLVGFGLGGPEIGVPRPQFQPHFAAARAAGLRSVPHAGETTGPQTVWDAITLLGAERIGHGTTSAQDPRLLEHLAEHRIALEVCPSSNVATRAVASLTEHPITAFRDAGVRITVNSDDPPMFGTTLNREYEIASDLLDLDAAGVAALAVEAVEASFASEQVKTSLRTEIADYVAGFSTTAG comes from the coding sequence GTGAACGCTCACCCGCTGTCAGGCTTCGTCGCCGGCCTGCCCAAGGCCGAACTGCACGTCCATCACGTCGGCTCCGCGTCGGAGTCGATCGTGGCCGAACTCGCGCAGCGCCACCCCGGGACGGTTCCCTCCGACCCGGCCGCGCTGCGCGAGTTCTTCACGTTCACCGACTTCGCGCACTTCATCGACGTCTACCTCGCGGTCGTCGACCTGCTCAAGGAGCCCGAGGACATCCGGCTGCTCACCTACGAGGTGGCGCGCGAACTTCGTCGGGGCCAGAACGTCCGTTACGCCGAGCTCACGATGACGCCCTACACCTCCGTCCTGCCCCACGACCCCGCGCGTGGCATGGCGATCGAGGCGTACACCGAGGCGATCGAGGACGCCCGGGTGGCGGCCGCGCGTGACTTCGGGATCGAACTGCGCTGGATCTACGACATTCCCGGAGAGTCCGGGATCCCGGCTGCCGACGCGACCCTCGACTTCGCGCTGCGCCACGCCCCGGACTCCCTCGTCGGGTTCGGTCTCGGTGGCCCCGAGATCGGGGTCCCGCGACCGCAGTTCCAGCCGCACTTCGCCGCTGCCCGGGCCGCGGGCCTCCGCTCGGTGCCGCACGCGGGTGAGACCACCGGGCCGCAGACCGTCTGGGACGCGATCACGCTGCTGGGCGCCGAACGCATCGGCCACGGCACCACCTCGGCCCAGGACCCGCGCCTGCTGGAGCACCTGGCCGAGCACCGGATCGCGCTCGAGGTCTGCCCCTCGTCCAACGTCGCCACCCGCGCGGTGGCCTCGCTGACCGAACATCCGATCACCGCGTTCCGTGACGCGGGAGTGCGAATCACGGTCAACTCCGACGACCCGCCGATGTTCGGGACCACGCTCAACCGTGAGTACGAGATCGCCTCCGACCTGCTAGACCTCGACGCCGCCGGAGTCGCCGCACTGGCGGTCGAGGCGGTCGAGGCCTCCTTCGCGAGCGAGCAGGTGAAGACGTCGCTGCGTACCGAGATCGCCGACTACGTCGCAGGGTTCTCGACGACGGCGGGCTAA
- a CDS encoding DsbA family protein, translating into MAKNTPTSRAEDKAAAAQRREARKQKAAAQAAAAEAARVARQRKERITVGAIVAVVLALVVGVAWWAVRDSGPVAAPKNVVDSYALAVGDPDAEHVVEIHEDFLCPACAWFEGETNEDLTAAAEAGKVYVKYLPINFLSRFGDYSERATNAFAVVLDAAGPEVAKTFHDSLFAAQPAENGNKPDDDWLVEKAVAAGADEDAVRDGIEEMAFEGWVAEATDAASKAGIRSTPTVVVDGTVLENNDPSTLMGMIN; encoded by the coding sequence CCGCCGCCCAGCGCCGCGAGGCCCGCAAGCAGAAGGCCGCAGCTCAGGCCGCTGCTGCCGAGGCGGCTCGCGTGGCCCGCCAGCGCAAGGAACGGATCACCGTCGGTGCGATCGTCGCCGTCGTCCTCGCTCTCGTCGTCGGTGTGGCCTGGTGGGCCGTGCGCGACAGCGGACCGGTCGCGGCACCGAAGAACGTCGTCGACTCCTACGCACTCGCCGTCGGTGACCCCGACGCCGAACACGTCGTCGAGATCCACGAGGACTTCCTCTGCCCGGCGTGCGCCTGGTTCGAGGGGGAGACCAACGAGGACCTCACCGCCGCCGCCGAGGCCGGCAAGGTCTACGTGAAGTACCTCCCGATCAACTTCCTGAGCCGTTTCGGTGACTACTCCGAGCGCGCCACCAACGCCTTCGCCGTCGTCCTCGACGCCGCAGGCCCCGAGGTCGCCAAGACCTTCCACGACTCCCTCTTCGCCGCCCAGCCCGCCGAGAACGGCAACAAGCCCGACGACGACTGGCTCGTCGAGAAGGCCGTCGCTGCCGGTGCTGACGAGGACGCCGTCCGTGACGGCATCGAGGAGATGGCCTTCGAGGGCTGGGTGGCAGAGGCCACCGACGCCGCGTCCAAGGCCGGGATCCGTTCCACCCCCACCGTCGTCGTCGACGGAACGGTCCTGGAGAACAACGACCCCTCCACCCTGATGGGAATGATCAACTGA